A genomic segment from Panthera tigris isolate Pti1 chromosome A1, P.tigris_Pti1_mat1.1, whole genome shotgun sequence encodes:
- the TSPAN17 gene encoding tetraspanin-17 isoform X2 yields MPGKHQHFQEPEVGCCGKYFLFGFNIVFWVLGALFLAIGLWAWGEKGVLSNISALTDLGGLDPVWLFVVVGGVMSVLGFAGCIGALRENTFLLKFFSVFLGLIFFLELATGILAFVFKDWIRDQLNFFINNNVKAYRDDIDLQNLIDFAQEYWSCCGARGPNDWNLNIYFNCTDLNPSRERCGVPFSCCIRDPAEDVLNTQCGYDVRLKLIFGICLAQNLVSDIKAVKANWIKHDDGYKLLK; encoded by the exons ATGCCGGGCAAGCACCAGCACTTCCAGGAACCCGAGGTCGGCTGCTGCGGGAAATACTTCCTGTTTGGCTTCAACATTGTCTTCTGG GTGCTGGGAGCCCTGTTCCTGGCCATTGGCCTCTGGGCCTGGGGTGAGAAG GGCGTTCTCTCTAACATCTCAGCGCTGACAGATCTGGGAGGCCTCGACCCCGTATGGCTGTTCGTAGTGGTTGGAGGTGTCATGTCAGTACTGGGCTTTGCTGGCTGCATCGGGGCCCTCCGGGAGAACACCTTCCTGCTCAAGTTT TTCTCCGTGTTCCTCGGCCTCATCTTCTTCCTGGAACTGGCAACAGGGATTCTGGCCTTCGTATTCAAGGACTGGATTCGAGACCagctcaatttcttcatcaaCAACAATGTTAAGGCCTATCGGGACGACATTGACCTCCAGAACCTCATTGACTTTGCTCAGGAATAT TGGTCTTGCTGCGGAGCCCGAGGGCCTAATGATTGGAACCTCAATATCTATTTCAACTGCACTGACTTGAACCCAAGCCGGGAGCGCTGCGGGGTGCCCTTCTCCTGCTGCATCCGGGACCCTGCG GAAGATGTCCTCAACACCCAGTGTGGCTACGATGTCCGGCTCAAGCTG ATCTTTGGTATCTGCCTGGCCCAGAACCTTGTGAGTGACATCAAGGCAGTGAAGGCCAACTG GATCAAACATGATGATGGCTACAAActactcaaataa
- the TSPAN17 gene encoding tetraspanin-17 isoform X1, translating to MPGKHQHFQEPEVGCCGKYFLFGFNIVFWVLGALFLAIGLWAWGEKGVLSNISALTDLGGLDPVWLFVVVGGVMSVLGFAGCIGALRENTFLLKFFSVFLGLIFFLELATGILAFVFKDWIRDQLNFFINNNVKAYRDDIDLQNLIDFAQEYWSCCGARGPNDWNLNIYFNCTDLNPSRERCGVPFSCCIRDPAEDVLNTQCGYDVRLKLELEQQGSIHTKGCVGQFEKWLQDNLIVVAGVFVGIALLQIFGICLAQNLVSDIKAVKANWIKHDDGYKLLK from the exons ATGCCGGGCAAGCACCAGCACTTCCAGGAACCCGAGGTCGGCTGCTGCGGGAAATACTTCCTGTTTGGCTTCAACATTGTCTTCTGG GTGCTGGGAGCCCTGTTCCTGGCCATTGGCCTCTGGGCCTGGGGTGAGAAG GGCGTTCTCTCTAACATCTCAGCGCTGACAGATCTGGGAGGCCTCGACCCCGTATGGCTGTTCGTAGTGGTTGGAGGTGTCATGTCAGTACTGGGCTTTGCTGGCTGCATCGGGGCCCTCCGGGAGAACACCTTCCTGCTCAAGTTT TTCTCCGTGTTCCTCGGCCTCATCTTCTTCCTGGAACTGGCAACAGGGATTCTGGCCTTCGTATTCAAGGACTGGATTCGAGACCagctcaatttcttcatcaaCAACAATGTTAAGGCCTATCGGGACGACATTGACCTCCAGAACCTCATTGACTTTGCTCAGGAATAT TGGTCTTGCTGCGGAGCCCGAGGGCCTAATGATTGGAACCTCAATATCTATTTCAACTGCACTGACTTGAACCCAAGCCGGGAGCGCTGCGGGGTGCCCTTCTCCTGCTGCATCCGGGACCCTGCG GAAGATGTCCTCAACACCCAGTGTGGCTACGATGTCCGGCTCAAGCTG GAGCTGGAGCAGCAGGGCTCCATCCACACCAAAGGCTGTGTGGGCCAGTTTGAGAAGTGGCTGCAGGACAACCTGATCGTTGTGGCTGGGGTCTTTGTGGGCATCGCCCTCCTCCAG ATCTTTGGTATCTGCCTGGCCCAGAACCTTGTGAGTGACATCAAGGCAGTGAAGGCCAACTG GATCAAACATGATGATGGCTACAAActactcaaataa